One window of the Syntrophorhabdales bacterium genome contains the following:
- a CDS encoding lysophospholipid acyltransferase family protein — protein sequence MVVDLLSFFAVRLFQQFLRILPETWAAGVGASLGRMALRVLPRRKKIALANVKKIKKSISDAEAYGVVRSCFEKLGINFVELLLIPYLSRKDFPERFRMENVHLVEEAMRLNKGILALVFHYGNWEIMGIASFLLHREVIALARPLKGQRFLQGFINRLRAATGLTVIPNQDTARDAMKYLRENRIVAILGDQREKRSRGVFVELFGEKVPTSKGIVMLAMRTGSPMVPVYLRREGFLRYTMVYSKPIEIERKGNIEDLVYKNARKVNAFLESLVEEHPEEWFLVHRRFGRDAY from the coding sequence GTGGTGGTTGACCTTCTCTCATTCTTCGCTGTAAGACTCTTTCAACAATTTCTGCGGATTCTACCCGAAACGTGGGCAGCGGGAGTCGGCGCCTCGCTCGGCAGGATGGCCCTTCGGGTCCTCCCGCGGCGCAAAAAGATTGCGCTGGCCAATGTGAAAAAAATAAAAAAGTCCATTTCCGATGCTGAAGCCTATGGCGTAGTGCGTTCATGTTTTGAAAAGCTGGGCATCAACTTCGTAGAGCTCCTCCTGATCCCTTACCTTTCCAGGAAAGACTTCCCGGAGCGTTTTCGTATGGAGAACGTGCACCTTGTAGAAGAGGCCATGAGGCTCAACAAGGGCATACTGGCCCTTGTATTCCATTACGGCAACTGGGAGATCATGGGCATTGCTTCATTCCTGCTGCATCGCGAGGTAATAGCGCTTGCGAGGCCCCTCAAGGGACAACGATTCCTCCAGGGTTTCATAAACCGCTTGCGCGCTGCGACCGGCCTTACCGTGATTCCCAATCAGGATACGGCGAGGGATGCGATGAAATACCTGAGAGAGAACAGGATCGTGGCGATACTTGGCGACCAGCGGGAGAAGCGGTCGAGGGGTGTCTTTGTGGAGCTATTCGGGGAGAAGGTTCCGACGTCGAAAGGCATAGTCATGCTTGCCATGAGAACAGGCTCTCCCATGGTGCCTGTCTATTTGAGGAGAGAAGGCTTTCTGAGATACACCATGGTCTACTCCAAGCCGATTGAGATAGAGAGGAAAGGGAATATAGAGGATTTGGTTTACAAGAATGCCAGAAAGGTCAATGCATTTCTCGAGTCGCTGGTTGAGGAACACCCGGAGGAGTGGTTCTTGGTGCACCGTCGCTTCGGCCGCGACGCTTATTAA
- a CDS encoding Trm112 family protein has translation MPIKKELLDILCCPQCKGDIRLNASGNGLICDKCKLVYRIQDDIPVMLIDEATPLKE, from the coding sequence ATGCCAATAAAGAAGGAATTACTCGATATTCTGTGCTGTCCTCAATGCAAGGGTGACATACGTCTCAACGCTTCCGGCAACGGCCTTATCTGTGACAAGTGTAAGCTCGTCTATCGCATACAGGACGATATACCAGTGATGCTTATTGATGAGGCTACGCCTCTCAAAGAATAG